In a single window of the Streptomyces sp. NBC_00285 genome:
- a CDS encoding VOC family protein, producing the protein MLTAFDHVQLAAPPGCEDLLRAYYTGVLGMTEVPKPPVLAARGGCWFRTGSVELHLGIEEGFRPSAKAHPGLRVTGIAEYAARLEAAGATVVWDEALPGRRRFYSYDPVGNRLEFLV; encoded by the coding sequence ATGCTCACCGCGTTCGACCATGTGCAACTGGCCGCCCCGCCGGGCTGCGAGGACCTGTTGCGGGCGTACTACACAGGCGTCCTCGGCATGACCGAGGTGCCCAAGCCGCCGGTGCTCGCGGCGCGCGGCGGATGCTGGTTCCGGACGGGGTCCGTGGAGCTGCACCTGGGCATCGAGGAGGGTTTCCGGCCGTCGGCCAAGGCCCATCCCGGGCTCAGGGTCACGGGCATCGCGGAGTACGCCGCCCGGCTGGAGGCGGCCGGGGCGACGGTGGTGTGGGACGAGGCCCTGCCGGGGCGCCGACGGTTCTACTCGTACGACCCCGTGGGCAACCGGCTGGAGTTCCTTGTTTGA